The genomic interval CCCAGAAACGGGaaccacatccacacaaacGTCAGGGTATCCTCAGCGTGGTGATTAGGCTCCAGATCCAGGCTGCTGTGTTAGGTCGCGtcaaacaggcagacaggttAAGGCAGGTCAGCGGGAAGCAGACTGATGACATAGGGCCTCTGGATGTAGGTCATCTGTGAGGCTGTGGATTCCAGCACTGTGATTGGGCGTGAATCTCTTCCGCTGGTCTGACACGCCCTGCGGCTCATaagttgtattatttttgcCAGGTGTTACAAGTGCATAGTAATACACAGTAGAAATTTAGATCATGTACAGGAAGTATTATAGATATGTTGCATACTAGGGgaaatttgaatattttccacTAATAACAAGTGACAGTTAGTGTACTGTGTTGTCTTTGTGCTTGTTAGAAACTGAATACTaagaatattaaaatactgaGAATACTGAAATTCTCAGGAGTGCAGTGTACACTTTGGGTGTAACTATACCTCATGTGGCTCCTGTCTCTTGAGAGACTGTCCTCAGCTCTGCTATTGGAGGTGGACACACGCAGCTAATCAGGTATTCACAGGTGCAGCTGAGAGCACCCACCATGGCAGTGAACTGTTCAAGCGCGGCCATCGTTGCACCTGTCAGGGATCAAACACGTGGAAACGCACTCCGCCTGTGCACCAGAGACAGACTGCGGCAGGATGGAGCAGCATCCTGTGAGCGTCATGGCAACGTGATCATGTCGCTTCAGTGTCATGGTAACCTCGTGTATTTGCGTCCTTCCTGATTGCAGTTACGCCCTCATCCTTATTGAAAGTCCAGCGCACCGTGGCAGGACTGTACTTTTCCTAGAAGTCGCACGCAGTTACAtcactttgtttgtttttacctgGAAACGGATTCTGAGATCCTGTCAGCAATGGCTCTGTCTGACACACGGCTCGGCGCAGTTCGCTCGACGGCATCGCGGGCCGTGCTGCATGAAACGGCCCTGCTTGTGACTGCTGCATCCCATAATACGGTTCTGTGTAATTTCAGTCAGGCTGAGGTCTCCATGGTGCTCGCTGGGCTGTGTGGTCCTAACTGCAGCCAGACTGGAAGGTTTATGTAAATACACTGCGCGGCTGAGCGGTGATGACCGCTATCTATCTCGGCCGTTGTGCAACACGAGAGACGAGGCTTACGTAAGCTCGTGTTCACTGATGCGGCACGGAGCCGCTCACCTcatgtctctgtcttctttctttccctcttccctctcttctctctctctctccctggcagaTCCCGGTGATACCCTGGCTCGCACGTGCCGAGCTGAGGCCTTCGCCGGACTCGAGCAGTACCAATCTGCTCTCAGCGACCTGGAGGTGCTGTGCGTGAGCTCGGCTCACCGGCCAGAGGTGAGTCCCCGGAACGCGGCGCACCCTAGTGGAATTACCGCAAAGTGCTTCCGACACGTCAGAACATCACAGGTCAGGAGAAAGGAGGAAGCTGCCAGTATAATCTTATGATTATATGGCATTTTGATTATGGAAAACATTTCCTCATAGGTAGTAAAAATGTGCGAACAGGTGCGACCTATGCCCTTGGAGTTATGAGACAGTGTATGGTGGTGCcagtacacacactcacagacctCTGTGCCTATAAACTATGGAGCGGATGGCCAGTtaccaaagattttttttaacttgtacCAGATAAATTTAAGATGTTGTCTGTGGTTTGTCCAAAcacttccccctctctctcccctgagATTCAGCGTCATGGCAACATGTATTCCAAATACACCCTGCAAACCTCCGTACAGAGTTCCATGAAAGTTGCAGAGGCTGCATTTTGTACTGGCATATCTGCGCAGCTGGCtctgttttatctgtgtgaATTATTGGTCTTTCAAAATTTTTTCCTAGCCTGTATTTTACTTTGGAGCTGCAAATGTTTTTGGTTCCCGTACTGACCCATTTATTAGTATGGGTATTGCTTTTGCAACTTGCAAGCTGAGTGCTTAGTTTGAAACTCTGTAAGTTCATTCTCTGCCTATTAAGTTCAGTATCATACCATACCACAGAGTTTATTCTCATTCTATAGAGTTAATTCTTATCCTGGAGCATTGCCTTTAGAGAGCTCGTTCTCCGGCTGCAACTGGCGTACTACAGCCCAACCTTCCTAGCGCTTAGAAGCTGTCACCTTGCAGGAGTTACCTGAGTGACACTTGGACAGTTTGGTGAATGTGGCCATGCCGAGCCAGATGGTCAAGCTCTGCGTTCCCCCTGACCGTGACCTCTCCCCTGCAGGCTTACTTCCTGAAAGCCGGGGTCCTGAAGGAGATGGGCCAGGTGGACGAGGCCTTGCAGGTGTACCTCCACTGCCTGGCCCTGGACGAGGACTTCAAACCCGCCAAAAAGGAGGTGGAAaaggtctgatctgctcctttATGCTTGCGTGGTGTTGAATTCTCACATcggttctttttttctgtgctttttcctcAGTGGAAATGCATGGCTCTGTAGAACTGTTGAGCTCCCTTTTTGAAAGGTGTGGCCCTGCTGTGTTAATGTATTCTCATGCTCCTTAATTGGAAAATGACTCTCATCCTGGAAAACAAAGCCAGCAAGAATCCTGCCTCCCCGCCTAAGTTTAGCTGAGCCTCTCATAAGCCTCGGACCTCATGTGTCATGCACCATTATGTGGCATCCATAATCaaattatgtacatttatataagGAGGCAGTCCTTGTGACTGCCGAGTTAATGATGTTAATCCAAACAGAAGCGAAGCGCAGAGTAAGGGTTGTGtaagttctgtgttttttttttttcccggagTAGAGAAGGTTATTTACagctggagaggaggggtggggttggtAGGTTTCTGATGTTGGAGGAGATCCCATCCTGTGGAGAACCTAGGCGTGTCGTGCAGGCTGTTTGTTCCAGTTAAGGGTAGTGTACaaggctggctgtgtgtgtgtgtgtgtgtgtgtgtgtgtgtgtgtgagagagagagaaagggaacgagagtgtgagagtgagtgtgtgtgacactgaGAGAATTAATAAGTTGCTTTATCTTGGAAAGTTATTACAACAAGTTACTatagtgattttttaaaaaaatattatgacaTATTATGTTATGACAGTGAAAATGCCAACCAGCAGCCAACAAAGTCAGTTTTAATAAACTGATGAGCATTAGCAGGTTCTGGGTCAGCAGTGAGTCAATCCTGTGTCTTTCCTGGCTGATTTCTGCTGGCGATTCCCTCTGTGTCATCTCTGATCTTTGATGGCTGATTTTCGGCTCACCCTTGGAAACCCTCCACCCCTGCCCTCTGGCACTCATGACAGACCAAACTGCAGGAGATTGTTTAGGGGAACCCCACCCCGCTCACCCGTGCCCCCTCTGCCTGCAGATCTTCCACGAGCTGCTCTCGCCTGCTGCTGAAAACGTCAAGGTGGGCCTTCGGGAGACGGCCCAGAGCACCTCCCACCACTTGCGCAGCAAGACCCTGGTGGCCGACGCCCAGACTGCCCCGGCCCCACCCCGCCCAGACCCAGAGGAGgtacccctccctcccctctctgccctgctgatGCGATTGGCTGTTTTTGATTTAGAGGGAGGTCCTATGGTAATGAAGCAGGGGGTGGGTTAGCTAGAGTTGGTCCTGGAGGGCGGCTGTGTCTTCAGGCTTTTGCTGTTGCCAGACACAGAGCTGCCAAAGTCCTTTCATCAGGGGGCTTAGCTGAGTCTGGTTCTCATCATAGCCCTGTTCTGAGAACAGTTCTGAGTTTACAGAGAGCTTGAAAGCCCACTGGATCATGGCCTTCCAGGAATGAGGCTGGGTTGCCATGTTGAGGGCAAAGTGGTTGTAGGAATGGTTCAGTGATGTTTTATCCCATTCAGAGAATTGTCTTTAGAATGGCTCTCCAGATCGATAGAATTGCTTATTTATGTTCCGTAGCACCTAGGCCTGTTCTGATGAATAATTTGGAGGTTTCTTTACAGTTGTCAATGAAGATGGATAATCAAAAAGGTACCTATCCtttcaaacagagaaacatcaggaacagtgttacagtacagttgcttagcagatggtcttatccgGAGCAGTTTACACATCAGTCATTCCAGGAGCTAGCTGTTTACAGAGGCATTTTGGGTTTAATCCCTCCCCCAAGTGAACAACAGAGGTTGTCCACCTAGGGAGCAGCCTTCTGATGACGGGCCCTGCTCCTCTGTACCACACTGTGAAGTGTTCACATAAACGTAACATGCAACACTGAGGTGAAGGCCCTTAGTGCAAGGTGTGGCCTGCTGGGGCCTCTCAGGCGCCGCGGTGTGACGGTAGCAGCTGAGTGCACTTTGGTTGTGTGTTCCCTCAGAAACGAGGCGCCCCGAGCCGGTCCGAGAGCCTGGAGCGGCCCGGTCTGAGCCGGGCGCAGTCGCTGCGGACCCACGGGCCCCCGGGCGGGGCGGCGGGGGGCGAGGAGGGCCTGAAGAGGGTGTGCTCCGCCCCCCAGCTGGGCGACCAGGAGAAAGGGACGCTGCTGAAGAGGAAGCTCTCTGCCTCGGAGGCCGGATCCTCCCTGATCCACAGccagggaaacaaacacaagaagCAAGGAGGTGAGCCACACCCTCCCGAACCCACACCACGCCCCcagctccccccacccccacagtgACCTAGCTCCagtcctcctccctccctgctggtTGCTCCCCCCACATAGCCTCTTCCTCCATGTTCTTAGCTCCTCCCACAGAGCAACCTACCCACAGCCAGTTATTCCCTTGGTCATAGCTCCTCCTACATACCCCTCCCCTGCTGTTAGCTCCTCCCACAGTCCCTTTCCCTACTCACAGCTCCTCCCACAGAAGAATGGTCGTTTGTGGGGCGTGACGGAGGTGGGTGAGTTAGCGAAATAAGGGTGCAGTTAGGGCTGAGGTCGATGAGAATGCTGTGCTGTCCCTCCCTTTGTCTGGTGCAGAAGCCGGGGTAGCCGCCAAACACACCAGCGTGCCTTCCAGAACCATTCCTGTGGAATTGCTGGAGGCCAACGACTTTGAGTGCTCCCTCTGTATGAGGTGaggacacagtgtgtgtgtgtgtgtgtaagagagtgtATCCACGTttaactgctgtgtgtgtgtgtgtgtgtgcgctttctgacatgtttttatCTGAGAGAAATGTGGCTATTTTTGTGTCCTCTTAACTcgggaaccccccccccccccccaggttaTTCTATGAACCCGTGACCACGCCCTGCGGACACACCTTCTGTAAAAGCTGTCTGGAGCGCTGCCTGGATCACACCCCGCAGTGTCCTCTCTGCAAGGAAAGCCTCAAAGTGGTGAGTCCTGACCGCCCTGTGACCGCCCTGTGACCGCCCTGTGACCGCCCTGTGACTGCCCTGTGACCGCCCTGTAACCGCCCTGTAACCGCCCTGTGACCGCACCCTGACCGCACCCTGACCGCACCCTGACTGTCCCCTGACCGTACCCTGACCGTCTCCTGACTGTCCCCTGACCGTCTCCTGACTGTCCCTCGACCTTTCGTTGTGGAAATTCAGTATTATGTAGAGGTGGGGTAACAGTTTAATTCCAACTGAATGTAGAGAGAACGAGTATGATTTTAGTGGTTGTGCAATGGGTAGTACAGCAGgcaaaatatgataaaaaaatctCCAATGTCCAAATCTTAGCTGTATTGTAGCTAAGTACCTCCCGTAAGAATGAGCACTGTCTGAAACCCCATGGTCCTTATTGATAACTGAAACAGAAGTCCTCTAGCTATGAGTGTGTATTCGGCCTGTATGgtctcattgtttttaaatgcagtccTTCACAGGGCCTCATGGCTGTTGATGACTGGACTTGCTCCAGTGCTGAGTCCATACCTATGTGTCGTTGCAGTACCTAGCATCTCGGAAGTACAACGTCACGTCCGTGCTGGAGAATGTGATGAAGCAGTATTTGACCGAAGAGCACTTGGAGAGGCAGAAGAGCCACACGGAGGAGACGAAGGAGCTCTCGGAGTGAGCATCTCCGCACGCCCTTCACCAGAACCGGGCCGGGGTGCAGCCGAGAGATCACTGTCACTCACATTACCTGCACAGCACACTCCCACAGAACCCAGCGGCTGTTGTTATTAACTGTTAACCGTTTAGAACGTTATGGTGGAGCTGGACATGAGTTTAAAGGGGGTTTAGATGCTTTTAATGAACTTCACCTCAGCTTCTCTgagggggcttggggggggggggttgcatttATGAAATGATGATTTGAATTTGATTCTCTTGTGTGGGACTCAAAACTGTGCTTCCGTAAACGGCCACTAGGGGGCTCAAAACTGTGAGTGCCACTCTTCTCCGCTACCGAAATGCACCAGTTggttctgaattctgaattgtCTGTCTGGCGATTGTGAGCTGGGACAGGTGGGGGCTCTGAGGTGTTTCTCTCTGACGCAGTCTGTGTTTACGTTCCTGTCTCCAGCTTGACGAAGAGCGTCCCGATCTTCGTGTGCACCATGGCGTACCCCACGGTGCCGTGCCCCCTGCACGTGTTCGAGCCCCGGTACCGCCTCATGATCCGCCGGTGCATGGAGACCGGCACCAAGCAGTTCGGCATGTGCGCCAACGACCCGCGCAAAGGGTACGCCTGctgcccccggccccgcccctcaGACTCTGAGCTCTGACTTTGAGCCTGgagagagtgtgggtgtgtgagtgtgtgtgagtgtgcgtgtgggtgtgtgagtgtgtgtgtgtgtgtgtgtgtgtgtgtgtgtgtgtgtgtgtgtgtgtgtgtgtatggtgtgtgtgtgtgtgtgtatggtgtgtgtggtgtgtgtgtgtatggtgtgtgtgtgtgagtgtgtgtgtgtgtgtatggtgtgtgtgtatggggtgtgtgtgtatgagtgtgtatggtgtgtgtgtgtgtgtgtgtgtatgagtgtgtatggggtgtgtgtgtgtgtatggtgtgagtgtgtatgtgagtgtgagtgtgtgtgtgtgtatgagtgtgtatggtgtgtgtgtgtgtgtatgagtgtgtgtgtgtgtgtatgagtgtgtatggtgtgtgtgtgtatggtgtgtatgtgtgtgtgtggtgtgtgtatggggtgtgtgtgtgtatgagtgtgtatggtgtgtgtgtgtatggtgtgtgtgtgtgtgtgtgtgtgtatgtgtgtgtgtggtgtgtgtatggggtgtgtgtgtgtatgagtgtgtatggtgtgtgtgtgtgtatggtgtgtgtgtgtgtgtgtgtgtgtatgtgtgtgtgtggtgtgtgtatggggtgtgtgtgtatggtgtgtgtgtgtgtgtgtgtgtatggtgtgtgtgtgtgtatggtgtgtgtgtgtgtgtgtgtgtgtgtgtgtatgagtgtgtgagtgtgtctcacgcctgtgtctgctgcaggttTGCGGATTacggctgtgtgtgtatgagcgtgtgagtgtgtctcacgcctgtgtctgctgcaggttTGCGGATtacggctgtgtgtgtgtgtgtgtgtgagtgtgtctcacgcctgtgtctgctgcaggttTGCGGATtacggctgtgtgtgtgtgtgtgtgtgagtgtgtctcacgcctgtgtctgctgcaggttTGCGGATtacggctgtgtgtgtgtgtgtgtgtgagtgtgtctcacgcctgtgtctgctgcaggttTGCGGATTACGGCTGCATGCTGCAGATCCGCAGCCTGCACTTCCTGCCGGACGGCCGCTCGGTGGTGGACACGGTTGGGGGGAAGCGGTTTCGGGTGCTGTCCCGCAGCATGAAGGACGGCTACTGCATCGCCGACATCCAGTACCTGGAGGATGTGCGGGTGAGCGCAGACCCAGGGCTGTCCTCTGGGGGCAGCGGTGAGGCGGGGTTTCGGAGTGTCCGGCAGGTCCTCTGCTGTTAAACTTGAGATGGGTACTCGGCTTGCCCTGAATTAGTAAAATACTGCATCAAAATGTAGTATTTGTAATttactgaaaagaaataaaaagattaaaCGCTACTGGATTTCTGTGCAAATTAACTCGGTGTGACTTGGCAGAAGTGGGTGGTTTCGCTcctgttttgtatatttttaagcCCTGTGTATTTAATTATGAATTTTTCCAATGCGTTATTCTGAAAGTACACCATGCTGAAATGCgcactctgctgtttctgtgtcaggTGGACGATGCTGAGGAGCTGTCCAAACTCCAGGAGCTGCACGATCAGGTGTATGAACAGGCTCGCACCTGGTTCCAGAACCTGAAGAACCGCTTCCGGGGCCAGATCCTGCAGCACTTTGGACCcatgccagagagagaggccgaCATTCAGGTGAGCTGGTGCGAAACCGGTGTCAGGTATCAGCCAAATAGGTGATctgctggctgcagtgtggggtagtggcGTTGTAACAGGCTGCACAACCAGTAGGTTATAGATTCACCTCTCTGGCAAGAACAGTGCTGTTTTGCCTTTGAGCTTAAGGTACCAAACTGTAATTGCTCTAAGAGAATGTGCAATGTAACTTATGTCATTTTTGATAAGGGAATTCGGAAGACAcatagtaacaataataatgtttgtGCTCGGTGACAGAGAGAAATCTTAACAGAGATTTAGATTTAAGCCCGCTGACCTTTGCCTGAGCTTATTGTCATAAAAGGCTAAGAAAGCTTGCAGAATGGTTGTATCAGAGATGTATCAGAGATGCCTAAATGTCTTCCCTTCCTGAATGCAAAGTCCTGATAAAAAGGGGGATTTATCATTTGGATACATGACTCCCCCCCCGCCGCCTCCTCCACAGAGGCGTCTGGTGAAAGTCCTGATGGGAATGATTGTGCTGGAGTTCTGGCGATGTTGTGTTAATAGATTAGATTGATGTGAGGCTATCGCCCTACATCTGCAGCGTGAGCCCTTTGGGGCCTTTGGCGAAGGGACAGATTCAGTGCTGCCTGTGCTTTCGAGGGGAATGACTTTGCTCTAAAATGAGTTAAGGACACAGATGTGTCATTTCACATGGGGAGGTTTTGcagccctgtttttttctggttggtAACAGTTACAGGGGTGTTACAGAGGTGTTACAGAGGTGTTATGGGGGTTACAGAGGTGTTACAGGGCTGTTATGGAGGTGTTGCATGTGTGTTACAGGCGTGTTACAGGCATGTTACAGGTGTGTTACGGGGTGTTGTGTCGCCTCTGCAGGCCACTCCGAACGGACCGGCCTGCTGCTGGTGGCTGCTGGCGGTGCTGCCTGTGGACCCTCGCTACCAGCTGAGCGTGCTCTCCATGATGTCCCTGCGGGAGCGGCTGGTGAAGATTCAGCACATCCTCACCTACCTGCAGAGCATCCCCAGCGAGTAGATActccctgccccgccccgccccgccctgcctGACCCCGACCCCGCCCCTGTCCCATCCATGCCCCGCCCTGCCTGACCCCGACCCCGCCCCTGTCCCATCCATGCCCCGCCCTGCCTGACCCCGACCCCACCCCTGTCCCATCCATGCCCCACCCCGTCTGACCCCGACCCGCCCCTGTCCCATCCATGCCCCGCCCTGACTGACCAGACCCCGCCCCTGTCCCATCCATTTCCCACCCCATCTGACCCTGACTCGCCCCTGTCCCATCCATTTCCCACCCCATCTGACCCTGACCCCGCCCCTGTCCCACCCTGTCCACACTGGCCCAGACCGCACCCATGCCAGGCCAGCGCCTGGTTACGATAGGGGTCCAGAAGAATTCCCTCACATGTAAAGCAGTGTAAATGGGTTGTAAAAGGCATGGTGTTGCACCAGACTCTAGCCTGGATGTTTTGGGACAAACTGCTCTAAACGCAAGTGTTCACCCCGCTTCCAAGGGGTGAGAATGTTCACAGCCTTTTTCTGAATGAAGCGTTTGGCCCTCGGTTACCTGTCCACCTGGGTAAATGGACCACATGCCAGTGGTCACGGCCTGGAAAAGCTGAATCTGCACCTTAATTTACCGAAACCAGCTGAGCCCTGAGTGTTACTGTCACTGTGTCATTCTCACCTCTGAATCACTGTCCAGGACGAACATTACTGTGCAAAAGTCTCTTTACAGTTAAATATTCCCTCTGGAAAAGTGGGAAACTGAAGCTCCGCGCGTGCTTTAGCCCTGTAGCCTCCTTTCGTTTCTCTTTCTGAACCGAGGCCTTCCTGTGGTGGCTCTTTATGCATGTCCTTGTTTCCGGAGTGAGCTTCATGCCGACGGGCAGAGACCGCTAAGCCTTCCGCCGCAGAAGCAGAGCCTGTCCTCTTTCTGTTCCCTACGGGCAGTTCCTTCAAGTGTTTGCGCATCCTGCACAGGTGGCGTTTCAGGTCTTCCAGCTCCGGCGTTGTCAATCACAGATGATGTTTCTCTGTACTTATTATGTATGCTTATTGGTTATGCTTGGAGTGCCTCACCACAAATAAGGATTGATGTCAGCACAACACTTTTCCTTCTTAATACAGTAACACAGCTCCGTAGCCTTGTTTTCGTCTGTGTAAGGAGGTTCATACGCCCGTGTGGTTTAGCTCCTACTGTGTTCAGGACTTTTGCACAGTGGTGTTTAGAGATGGCTATAATGAGAGCGGGTTGTTGCAGCCGTGTCTTATACATCCAAGCCTGCAGTGGGCGCTCTTGTCGGTCAGCCAAATCCAGAATGTTAACACATTCAGGCTCACCCTGTGTCTGCCCACGCCGGAGCCCGTATTACTGTTCCCCGTGTCGAGCGCTGATAACCACGGTGATGTCGCATGCGCACAAGTTGTCCCGCTTCACAGCAGGGGCGCACCGTTCCGGCGGAAGGAGATGAACAGAGAACGTTACTCGCGACTCCGGGAAAAAAGAGCCGCGGGTCCAGTCTGGCGCTCTCTGCAACTGTCAACACCAGCAGAGAGCCTCA from Megalops cyprinoides isolate fMegCyp1 chromosome 22, fMegCyp1.pri, whole genome shotgun sequence carries:
- the LOC118769983 gene encoding LON peptidase N-terminal domain and RING finger protein 1-like, which gives rise to MSVPNSDAEEILEEKAGFFIAPSLDSEWEDDTVDHQRLILQRADALASENRLKEALDAFSTALRYGSVRPEQLSTLLDCVLRNFKKRAGDAAAAQASAATRGFGRPSTADAFSCPACHRFLGEAVTVACGHSYCKRCLQRDLFTRCKLCNEELADSPGGLRPNVILCSLLEKWFPDDTKRCKTAADIEDLSKQKRFEEAATLANNALESDPGDTLARTCRAEAFAGLEQYQSALSDLEVLCVSSAHRPEAYFLKAGVLKEMGQVDEALQVYLHCLALDEDFKPAKKEVEKIFHELLSPAAENVKVGLRETAQSTSHHLRSKTLVADAQTAPAPPRPDPEEKRGAPSRSESLERPGLSRAQSLRTHGPPGGAAGGEEGLKRVCSAPQLGDQEKGTLLKRKLSASEAGSSLIHSQGNKHKKQGEAGVAAKHTSVPSRTIPVELLEANDFECSLCMRLFYEPVTTPCGHTFCKSCLERCLDHTPQCPLCKESLKVYLASRKYNVTSVLENVMKQYLTEEHLERQKSHTEETKELSDLTKSVPIFVCTMAYPTVPCPLHVFEPRYRLMIRRCMETGTKQFGMCANDPRKGFADYGCMLQIRSLHFLPDGRSVVDTVGGKRFRVLSRSMKDGYCIADIQYLEDVRVDDAEELSKLQELHDQVYEQARTWFQNLKNRFRGQILQHFGPMPEREADIQATPNGPACCWWLLAVLPVDPRYQLSVLSMMSLRERLVKIQHILTYLQSIPSE